CCAAATCGAAATGACCTCAAGGGGATCGCATGTCTCTAACCGCTGCAGATGTGAACAAAATTGCCTGGCTGGGACGGCTCGCCATCGACGCCGACAAGGTGGATGCCTACGCCCGCGACCTGTCAGGCATCCTGGATTTCGTCGAGCAGATGAGTACCGTGGATACTTCCAACGTGCCGCCCATGGCCCATCCCCTGGATATGGCCCAGAGGCTGCGGGCCGATAGCGTGACCGAGCAGGATCAGCGCGAGCAGTTCCAGGCGCATGCGCCGCTGGTGGAAGCAGGCCTGTATTTGGTGCCCAAAGTGATCGAATAAGCCCCGCCCAGATTCCGTCCGCGGCTCGCGTATTCAGGTCCGAGCCCATTCCGAACCCGGAGCCCGCAGGCCCCGACCATTCGAACCCGAGAAATTACCGATGCACGACAAGACCATCGTGGAGCTGGCCAAAGGCCTGCGCAACAAAGATTTCAGCAGCACCGAGCTGACGCGAACCTACCTGGACCGCATTGCAGCGATCAACCCGACGCTCAATGCCTTCGTCACCGTCACCGGCGAGCAGGCACTCAATCAGGCCGAGGCCGCGGACCGGCGCCTGGCCGCAGGCGATGCGGGCCCCTTGACCGGCGTTCCCATCGCCCAGAAAGACATCTTCTGCACCCAAGGTGTCCGCACCAGCTGCGGCTCCAGGATGCTGGATAACTTCATCGCATCCTACAACGCCACCGTCGTCGAGCATTTTCAGCAGGCCGGCGCGGTGATGCTGGGCAAGCTGAACATGGACGAGTTCGCCATGGGCTCCTCCAACGAAACCAGCCACTACGGACCGGTGCGCAATCCCTGGGATACCGAGACCGTGCCGGGCGGCTCTTCCGGCGGGTCGGCCGCGGCGGTCGCCGCGCGCCTGGCACCCGGCGCTACCGGCACAGACACCGGCGGCTCCATCCGCCAGCCGGCCTCGTTCTGCGGCATCACCGGGCTTAAGCCCACTTACGGTCTGGTGTCCCGCTATGGCATGATCGCTTTTGCCTCGAGTCTGGACCAGGGCGGTCCCATGGCTCGCACCGCGGAAGACTGCGCCCTGATGCTGCAGGTCATGGCCGGCTTCGATCCGAAGGATTCCACCAGCGTGGACCGCCCGGTACCCGACTATGCCGCCGGATTGAACCAGAGCCTGGAAGGCCTGCGCATCGGTTTGCCCAAGGAGTTCTTCGGCGAAGGGCTCGACGCCGATATCGCGCGCCTGATCGATGAGGCCGTGGGCGAGTACCAGAAGCTCGGCGCGACGGTAAAGGAAGTCGCGCTGCCCAATATGAACCTGTCCGCGCCGGCCTACTACGTGGTGGCGCCCGCCGAGTGCTCTTCCAATCTGGCTCGCTTCGACGGGGTGCGCTTCGGCTACCGTTGCGAGAGTCCGAAGGACCTGGCGGACCTGTATACCCGTTCGCGGGGCGAGGGCTTTGGCGCGGAGGTCAAGCGCCGCATCCTGATCGGCACCTATGTGCTGTCCGCCGGTTACTACGATGCCTATTACCTGAAGGCGCAAAAGATCCGCCGCCTGATCAGCGAGGACTTCAGGCAGGCCTTCGAGGAGGTGGACGTGATCATGGGACCCACCTCGCCTTCGGTGGCTTTCCGCTTCGGTGAAAAAAGCGCCGATCCCATCGCCATGTATCTGTCCGATATCTACACCATCGCCGTGAACCTGGCGGGCCTGCCCGGTATGTCGGTGCCGGTGGGCTTCTCCAAGGGGCTGCCGGTGGGCATGCAGATCATCGGCAATTATTTCTCCGAGAGCCGGCTGCTCAATGTCGCTCACCGCTACCAGCAGGTGACGGACTGGCACGCCCAGGCTCCCAAAGCATTCGCATGAGAGGTTAAAAAGATGGAGTGGGAAACCGTCATCGGGCTGGAAGTGCATGCCCAGCTTGCCACCAAGTCCAAGATTTTTTCCGGGGCCGCCACCGCCTATGGTGCGGTGCCCAATACCCAGGCCTGCGCCGTGGATCTGGGACTGCCGGGCGTTTTGCCGGTCTTGAACCGGGAAGCCGTGCGCATGGCCGTCAAGTTTGGCCTGGCCATCGGCGCCCACATCGCGCCGCGCTCGGTGTTCGCGCGCAAGAACTACTTCTACCCGGATCTGCCCAAGGGCTACCAGATCAGCCAGTACGATCTGCCGGTGGTGGGCAACGGCCACCTCAATATCCTGGCGGACGGCGAGGAGAGGACCATCGGCATCACCCGCGCCCATCTGGAGGAGGACGCCGGCAAGTCGCTGCATGAGGACTTCCACGGCTACAGCGGGATCGACTTGAATCGCGCCGGCACACCCTTGCTGGAAATCGTGTCCGAGCCGGACCTGCGCTCCGCCAAGGAAGCTGTAGCCTACCTCAAGAAACTGCACGCCCTGGTGCGTTACCTGGAAATCTGCGATGGCAACATGCAGGAGGGCTCCTTCCGCTGCGACGCCAATGTCTCGGTGCGGCCCAAGGGCCAGGCGAAATTCGGCACCCGCGCCGAGATCAAGAACCTCAATTCCTTCCGCTTCGTCGAGAAGGCCATCAACTTCGAGATCGAGCGTCAGATCGAGCTGATCGAGGGTGGCGGCGAGGTGGTGCAGGAGACCCGGCTATACGATTCGGCCAAGGACGAGACTCGCTCAATGCGCAGCAAGGAAGAGGCCAACGACTACCGTTACTTCCCCGATCCCGACTTGTTGCCCCTGGAGATCGAGCCCGGCTTCATCGAGGAGGTCAAGCAGACCTTGCCGGAATTGCCCGACGAGAAGCGCGACCGCTTCAAGAGCGAATATGGCCTGAACGACTACGACGCCATCGTGCTGACCGCCACCCGCGAACTGGCGGATTACTACGAGGCGGTGGTGAAGGCGGCCGGTTGCGACGCCAAACTCTGCGCCAACTGGGTGATGGGTGAGCTGGCCGGGGCTTTGAACAAGGCGGGACTTGAAATCGAGGAGAGCCCGGTGGAAGCAGCGCGCCTGGCGGGGCTGGTGCAGCGCATTGCCGACGAGACCATTTCCGGCAAGATCGCCAAGCAGGTCTTCGAGGCCTTGTGGGAAAGCAAGGCGACGGCAGATGAGGTCATCGAGCAGCAAGGTCTCAAGCAGATCACCGATACCGGCGCCATCGAGGCCATCATCGACAAGATCATCGCGGACAACCCGGCCCAGGTGGAGCAGTACCGCTCGGGCAAGGACAAGCTGTTCGGCTTCTTCGTGGGGCAGGCCATGAAGGCCACCGGCGGCAAGGCCAACCCGCAGCAGCTCAATGACCTGCTGAAGTCCAAGCTGGCGGGTTGAATCGATGGGGCGGGCCGCCGGCGCGGCTCGCCTCCAACCGGCGCTGGGCTAGAACAACCGCTCCATTGAGACGACCTCGCCGGAATCGTCCATTTTGATCAACGAGAATTCGCCGTAGGTGCTCTTGGCCAGGTAGGTGTGATCGCCGAGATAGATGACGTGGGCGTCGGGCACCAGTTCATGCACCGCCCGCACCTCCACGTCCGAACCGCTGCAGGCAGCCAGCAGGAAGGCCAGGCCGGCGATGGTGAGTACTTTCATACCGTTCGATTTCCGTTACGCGCCATGGCCAGCAGGCTTCATTCCACGTTTTGGACCTGCTCGCGAATCTGTTCTATGAGCACCTTCAGTTCCACGGAGGCGCGCGTGGTTTCCGTGTCCGCCGATTTGGAGCCCAAGGTGTTGGCTTCCCGGTTCATTTCCTGCATCAAGAAATCCAGCCGACGGCCTGCCGCATCCCGTTGCTCGATGGCGCGTTCCACTTCGGTGAGATGGGATTCCAGACGGTCCAGTTCCTCGGCCACATCCCATTTTTGCGCCAGGTAGACCATTTCCTGCTCGAGCCGGTCTTCGTCCGGCTTGGCCGCCAGTTCCGTGACGCGCAGCCTGAGCTTTTCGCGCATGGCGGCCAGCACCTCCGGCAGACGCAGGCGAACGCCCGCCACGATTTCCCGCATCTGGCTGCAGCGGCTGGCGATCAAGAGCGCCAATTGCCGGCCCTCGGTTTCGCGCACCCGAACCAGCCCTGCCAAGGCCTCATCCAGCAGGTCAAGCAGGCCGGGAGCCAGGGTTTCCCGGTCCACTTCCGCCTCATTGAGCACGCCCGGCCAGCGGAGCACGTCAAGGGCAGAAAAGCTTGCGAGTTCGCGTCCGCTCAAGGTCTCGATGCGGGAGGCTGCGGCGAGCAGGCTGCCCGCCAGTTCCAGATTGACGGGCAGGCCTTCCGCTTGAGCTTCCCTCCGCTTCAGGACCAGGGTGGCCTCGACGCGGCCGCGCTTCAGCAAAGCTGCGATGCGCGTGCGCGCATCGCCTTCCACGAAGCGGAAGGAATCCGGCAGGCGCAAGGCCGTGTCCAGGTAACGGTGATTGACCGAGCGGAGTTCCCAGGTGAATACCCAGGCACCGATTTCGCGTTCCGCCAGTGCGAACGCGGTCATACTTCGTAGAGTCATTTCTTGTTTATACTGGAGCGGCGGCAACGAAAGCGGCATGTTATGCCGAATCCCC
This Methyloterricola oryzae DNA region includes the following protein-coding sequences:
- the gatC gene encoding Asp-tRNA(Asn)/Glu-tRNA(Gln) amidotransferase subunit GatC, giving the protein MSLTAADVNKIAWLGRLAIDADKVDAYARDLSGILDFVEQMSTVDTSNVPPMAHPLDMAQRLRADSVTEQDQREQFQAHAPLVEAGLYLVPKVIE
- the gatA gene encoding Asp-tRNA(Asn)/Glu-tRNA(Gln) amidotransferase subunit GatA, which translates into the protein MHDKTIVELAKGLRNKDFSSTELTRTYLDRIAAINPTLNAFVTVTGEQALNQAEAADRRLAAGDAGPLTGVPIAQKDIFCTQGVRTSCGSRMLDNFIASYNATVVEHFQQAGAVMLGKLNMDEFAMGSSNETSHYGPVRNPWDTETVPGGSSGGSAAAVAARLAPGATGTDTGGSIRQPASFCGITGLKPTYGLVSRYGMIAFASSLDQGGPMARTAEDCALMLQVMAGFDPKDSTSVDRPVPDYAAGLNQSLEGLRIGLPKEFFGEGLDADIARLIDEAVGEYQKLGATVKEVALPNMNLSAPAYYVVAPAECSSNLARFDGVRFGYRCESPKDLADLYTRSRGEGFGAEVKRRILIGTYVLSAGYYDAYYLKAQKIRRLISEDFRQAFEEVDVIMGPTSPSVAFRFGEKSADPIAMYLSDIYTIAVNLAGLPGMSVPVGFSKGLPVGMQIIGNYFSESRLLNVAHRYQQVTDWHAQAPKAFA
- the gatB gene encoding Asp-tRNA(Asn)/Glu-tRNA(Gln) amidotransferase subunit GatB, which codes for MEWETVIGLEVHAQLATKSKIFSGAATAYGAVPNTQACAVDLGLPGVLPVLNREAVRMAVKFGLAIGAHIAPRSVFARKNYFYPDLPKGYQISQYDLPVVGNGHLNILADGEERTIGITRAHLEEDAGKSLHEDFHGYSGIDLNRAGTPLLEIVSEPDLRSAKEAVAYLKKLHALVRYLEICDGNMQEGSFRCDANVSVRPKGQAKFGTRAEIKNLNSFRFVEKAINFEIERQIELIEGGGEVVQETRLYDSAKDETRSMRSKEEANDYRYFPDPDLLPLEIEPGFIEEVKQTLPELPDEKRDRFKSEYGLNDYDAIVLTATRELADYYEAVVKAAGCDAKLCANWVMGELAGALNKAGLEIEESPVEAARLAGLVQRIADETISGKIAKQVFEALWESKATADEVIEQQGLKQITDTGAIEAIIDKIIADNPAQVEQYRSGKDKLFGFFVGQAMKATGGKANPQQLNDLLKSKLAG
- a CDS encoding YicC/YloC family endoribonuclease, translating into MTAFALAEREIGAWVFTWELRSVNHRYLDTALRLPDSFRFVEGDARTRIAALLKRGRVEATLVLKRREAQAEGLPVNLELAGSLLAAASRIETLSGRELASFSALDVLRWPGVLNEAEVDRETLAPGLLDLLDEALAGLVRVRETEGRQLALLIASRCSQMREIVAGVRLRLPEVLAAMREKLRLRVTELAAKPDEDRLEQEMVYLAQKWDVAEELDRLESHLTEVERAIEQRDAAGRRLDFLMQEMNREANTLGSKSADTETTRASVELKVLIEQIREQVQNVE